GGCGTAGCATCGCCCAAACCTTTTTAGGAACAACTCTAACTTCTCTGTGGACGACCTGGGTTCAAGGATTGAACTCCTATGACACGGCGCTTCTGCTCGCCCAACCTTGCCTTGGGGGACCAGGGTTTTCCATCGACGGCGCCGTTCGCGCCGGACCGCGGGGCGTCAAGGAATGGGCAGCCTACTTGAAGCAGGCTGCGAAAAATGCGGTCCATCAAGAAGAGACTAAAAATGCCAAACGCGCCCTCAAGGCCTTCAAAGCCCTGACGAAATTTTGCCTTCTGGTAGATAAGGGCGCTTCGCCCTCAAGGCTTTTAGGCGCGTTCCACTCCTTTCTGACCATGCCGGGCCTTTGGGTGGACGCTCTGGCCTGCCTCCCGGAGAGCAACCCAGACCTGGATGATAGCCTTCGAGAGCTGGTCGCCTCGGTGGAGGAGGTAGAGGATAAGGGTTTGGCCTTGCGTGAACTACAACCCGACCTGGGCCCCGCGGGCAAGGTCCTTCTCCAAGGCAAGGAGGCCATCGACTTCTTGCAAAGCTGGTGCGAGGAAACGCTGGTTCAGCCCAGCCCTCCCCTAAGGGGCGCGGTTGTTCTTTACGACGGACCGCCTCCCATTCTGGCCTCTCACTCTGTGTGGATTATAACTGACGTGACGCAGAAAAACTGGCCCGGTCTCATTCGCTCTTCCCCCCTCTTGGATGCTTCAGAGCGGGAAGCGATGGTGTCAGTATCCGCCTATTTGCCCTCCATACATGACAAATACACGCAAAAAGAAGCCCTTTTCCGTCGCTTGCTCCAAACGGGAGATAACTTGACCGTGACCTCCCACTCCACCACCGATGAGGAAGGGCGACCCACTAACGTCACGTCGTTTATGGATTCCTTTTTCACGGACATGAAAGTCTGGGAACACCCCGTGATACCCACTGTGGGTATCGGAGGCCTTACGCCGGGGCGCAGTGAAGCCTATTTCCCCGCTATCGAGGTGGAAATATCGGAGAAAAGAGAACGGGCCATGCCTGTGGCCCAAGGTTCGAGGCGAGGCGCGGAAGCCCTTCGATTGCCCGTCAGCGGCCTTTACAACTTGTTGGACTGTCCCCTGCGCTACTGGCTGGAACGGAATGCGAGGCTGAAAGAGCGTGACACGAAGCTCTTCAGCAAGGCAATGGCGGGGCAGTTAACTCACAAGATCTGGGAGGCGATCTGGCATACCCAGCAAAAAACGAGTGAGACTCTTTCCTTTTTGACGGCCGAGGAATGGCGAAGAGCTTTATCTCTAGAGGCCGATTACTCTGCTTTTGAGGTTTTGCTGAAGGACCGACGGCTGGAGCGCCACAGGAAGAATATGGAGTTTTATCTTCAACGCCTGGCTCATACCCAGCAAGCTATCTTAGACCGCTTAGCCGCGTGCGGTCTGCGCCATCGCTTGGTTTCAGCGGAGACGGAGCTGCCTCCCTACCAAGTGGAAGGCGTGATTTTTACGGGACGCTGCGACCGTGTGGAGGTTTTCGAAGACGGCAGTGTCGTCATTGTGGACTACAAGTGGGGACGAAGCGCCTCTTACGAGAAAGGACTGGCAAATCTGGCCTCTCGTCGCCATTTCGCCGCGCAGGGAGATGTTTTAATAGGAGATGGCCTGAAACGCGAGTCCTTCAAGTATGGCCTTCAGCTCTCGGCCTATGCTCTGATGTATGCTATCGAGCACTCGGAGGGTCAAGTGGCGGGAGTGGGTTTTTTGGGGCATGGAGACGGAACTCTCGCGGGAACTTTCGCGCCTCCCGTGGCGGGGTGTTATCTGCCGAACAAAAAAACTTCCGTGTCCCTACAAGAGCGCAAAGAAGAAGCCCTCGCGGCCATGAAATGCGCGGCGGCCCTGTTGAAGTCCCAACGTTACGAGCCCTGCTACGTAGCGGAGTCCTGTCGTCACTGCGGCGTCAAAGGCGTCTGCCGTAAGGGGGAGCTACGCGGCGACACCCTCCCGATGGCGGAAATGGACATGGAAGACTGGGAAGAGGAACAACAGTTATGAGGCTATAAGACTGGTGCGTTACATTCGGTAGCGAGCCATCAAATATTCATCCATGTACGCCCCATCCCGGATCGCGGCAAATTTTTTTATCCCTTCGACGACAAACCCCATGCTTCGATAAAGCGCGATAGCTGGCTCATTATCGACAAAAACGCTGAGTTCGACTCTTTTCAACATCAGCCACTTATCGGCAAGATCAAATATTGCGGTCATCAAAGCCCGCCCTACTCCCTGCCTTTGGTGATCCGCGTGGACCATGATACCGAGTCCCGCGGTGTGGTTTTCGCGGGGC
The genomic region above belongs to Synergistaceae bacterium and contains:
- a CDS encoding PD-(D/E)XK nuclease family protein, coding for MRIIPYRKVSDLDPLLRDFLGKETRFIVPSRRDREWWRLRAGLRDFGLEPDSETRLWNWEDLFNDICAFLDSPILRQIDPPDHRLILSYLVAELLKENQKENREGDALPPLLKLWPGLARPGFLDILSDDIRELLNEAVSVEQLSVTVFDDKPTSKVLPWLYGRYLLYLRHNRLLDSAQIPLKALELLENSGEMAEDWGRNKRFVFAGFMSCTHGQFALLQKLEKISHEELVLLKPATELVDFQDATRQFKSQENTWEDDPPIMPGVVVSLSISEHSLEPELVARTLALWQAGTGVLATLTPPEGEEKEGEEKERKEGRTLFPGFGVMGISTPPHRMAALEAALRRYHIPYSLARGRSIAQTFLGTTLTSLWTTWVQGLNSYDTALLLAQPCLGGPGFSIDGAVRAGPRGVKEWAAYLKQAAKNAVHQEETKNAKRALKAFKALTKFCLLVDKGASPSRLLGAFHSFLTMPGLWVDALACLPESNPDLDDSLRELVASVEEVEDKGLALRELQPDLGPAGKVLLQGKEAIDFLQSWCEETLVQPSPPLRGAVVLYDGPPPILASHSVWIITDVTQKNWPGLIRSSPLLDASEREAMVSVSAYLPSIHDKYTQKEALFRRLLQTGDNLTVTSHSTTDEEGRPTNVTSFMDSFFTDMKVWEHPVIPTVGIGGLTPGRSEAYFPAIEVEISEKRERAMPVAQGSRRGAEALRLPVSGLYNLLDCPLRYWLERNARLKERDTKLFSKAMAGQLTHKIWEAIWHTQQKTSETLSFLTAEEWRRALSLEADYSAFEVLLKDRRLERHRKNMEFYLQRLAHTQQAILDRLAACGLRHRLVSAETELPPYQVEGVIFTGRCDRVEVFEDGSVVIVDYKWGRSASYEKGLANLASRRHFAAQGDVLIGDGLKRESFKYGLQLSAYALMYAIEHSEGQVAGVGFLGHGDGTLAGTFAPPVAGCYLPNKKTSVSLQERKEEALAAMKCAAALLKSQRYEPCYVAESCRHCGVKGVCRKGELRGDTLPMAEMDMEDWEEEQQL
- a CDS encoding GNAT family N-acetyltransferase, encoding MNIRAIKIEDAADMNRMRIMDGVRETILGIISERVVDTEALIRNLSPNDHMLVAEVDDRVVGCVGLTVSKMPRENHTAGLGIMVHADHQRQGVGRALMTAIFDLADKWLMLKRVELSVFVDNEPAIALYRSMGFVVEGIKKFAAIRDGAYMDEYLMARYRM